The DNA window ATGTGTGGTCAAGACCTTAATCATGGAGTACAGTGAGGTGGCAAACATCTTCCTGAACTGGGCTCTGATGTCCAGCATGTCCACCTCGCTCCGGGACACCAAGATGCGAATGAGGGTGTGATCGTCCGTCCCAGCGCCCTGAGAAACACAAAGCCTGGGATTAGTTCtgagacagacaaaaaaaaaaaaagtactatTCACACGGTAGCTCAGTGAGCATAGCTACTGCtccacacctccagggttgagAGTTTCACTCGTGCCTCCACActgtgtgaggagtttgcatgtcctccttgTTTCATgagagtttcctccaggttctcagATTTTGGCTTGCAGTCCAAAGAGTTTGAATTGAACGGGTGCCTGCAAGTCActtatgtgtatgtgtacgtatgattgtatgtgtttgtgccctgcaatgaacTAACATGCCAGCAAAGGAGTTCCCCAACCTTGAGTAATTTGCTGCCTGAGAAATGCTGTAGGCTCGGGGTTCCCAACTCCCAATCCATGGGGAGTATTCCACTGAGCCAtggaacatgggggggggggggggtatctggaGGGGTTGGTTAATTTCCACAAgtaaactatatattttttatgtttaatgGCCCCTCATATTTGTGCGTTGTGTTTGCAAACTTTTTACAAATTGCTTGTTTACAAATTGCTAATAAatccactggtgtccaccaaccccccagcctccccccccccccaccaccacaaccacgtTTTTAAACGTTCTGCGAATATTTGCCCTATGGAAACCAATCTGTGCTCATGAGAAGGTTGGGAACCCCAACTAGGTGTCCAAGACCAGCACAagcagaaaatagatggatgttCTCATATGAAACTGAAAACGGGACCTGAGGCTTTATGAAACGTTGTATGAATGACTTGGCATAGATTTTTGTTGCCTGAATAAAAGTTtaatcaaatcatttacatCTGATCGTATATTAACAATTGTTTTTTAACTTTAGCGAtgtgctaaataaaaatatgattatatatatattttttttttttaaagtgtaaGACAATGTAGGTCTTTGCCAACTTCTTAtctggtagattacctagatgcaaataacattataaaggatagccaacatggatttaggagaggtagatcctgcttaacgaatctgcttgagttctttgaggaagctacaagtgaaattgatcacaaaaaggcctatgatgtgatttacttagatttccagaaagcctttgatgttgtcccccacaaacggctcttgttaaagcttaaagctgcaggaattttaggaactgtggcagcttggatcaaaaactggctaactgataggaagcagcgagtagttattagaggcactatgtcacagtgggcctccgtttatagtggggtaccgcagggttcaattttaggaccactattgttcctaatttacattaatgatattgacacgaatacatacagtaaactggttaaatttgcagacgacactaaggtgggcggggtagcagatactaatctagcagcagagaggcttcaacgggatctggatttaattagcgaatgggctgatacttggcagatgaaatttaacacagataaatgtaaggtaatccatgcagggagcagaaatatacagtacagatattttatgggttccactgaaataaaggtagctgattacgagaaagatctcggtatgtatgttgatgcttccatgtcccactctcgccaatgtggggaagcaataaaaaaggcgaacagaatgttgggttatatctctagatgtgtggagtttaagtcaagggaggtgattttacaattatataattccttggtaagaccccacctagaatactgtgtgcaggtttggtcaccatacctcaagaaggacattgctgccttagaaaaggtgcaacgaagagctacgagaatgattcctggtcttagaggaatgtcttacgaggagaggttagcggaactgaatctgttcagccttgagcaaaggagactaaggggggatatgattcaggtctataagattctaacgggtctggatgctgttcagccaaattactatttcaatattagtctaaatactagaactcgtggccataagtggaaattagcgggagaacattttaaaacaaatttgaggaagcacttctttacacagcgtgtagtcagagtatggaatagtcttcctgctattgtagtggaagctaaaaccatgggttcctttaaatcagagctagataagattttaacaactctgagctattagctaagttctccccaaacgagcttgatgggccgaatggcctcctctcgtttgtaaatttcttatgttcttatgttcttatgttcttatgttcttatgttcttctaGCAAAGAAATGTATCAGCATGcatgtaaaatatttaatgGCCATACCTTAAGCCCATAGTAAAGGCTTTCAGCAAAGTAAGCTGGGACACTCCTGGCACATTTTACTATGAAAGAGAAATATTTAATGCTTTAATCTCATTTAAATCACAAAAGAATGAAAATCACAAAAGAATAAAACTGCGTATTTCTGTAACGTAACACATGAATATGACAAAGCAAAAAATAAGTGGGCAAACATCACACAATTTCTTATCTCAGCACTTCGAATGCAGAAGCATCAGTAAAAACACTGCCCGTATTATAATTACAGAGCAAATGGTACCTTAGCCTAATTATAAATTGATCCACATATTAGACGGTAGCTACCTTTCCTGCGGTTGGATACTCTGAGAGCGTCTGAGGGAGACACAGCATATGAGTGAGAGGGAGCAGACCAGCACTTACCCACAGCCAGAAGCAGCTCCTCCAGGCTTCCCGATGTCTCCCTCTGGACGCTCTCCTCTATCTCAAAGCCACTCAGCTTCCTGTATTCGTCAAACActgggaatacagaatacattGTTTTCACAACCATGAGTACATTGCTGAGCAATTTCTCtccaggatcaataaagttcttCTGGATCTGATTTTGATTCTGCTGACGTCCCCAAGCACGTACCATTTTGTTTGAATGGTTGATAATCCATAATAAATTAATAGCACAAGGAGAATGAGTTTTCTCACACCTTTGTTGAGGTGAGCTGCGCTTCGGTTGCCAAGTATGGTGATGAAAGTCTCCTCTTCGGTGCCAAACTTCTGCTCCCCAGCAGCAAACAGTCCCTGCAGGGAGCCACAAGGAGGGATCTGTAGGGATCTTGAAGGTGTGTGATCACCTTAGAAACATTTCTGTTTACCAAACCCTTTCCAAAGGGCATTAACATCTCAATAGACTGAAGAACACAGAATTGACTACGTCTACATGCTGACTACAGCGATGTTGCTGTGCAATTTACAACCAGATGAGACGAAGGGCAAATCATCTGGGTCTGGACGATCACGCAAGTCTGTGAACTGCAATTTATCTGTGGAACAGACTCTACTGATAAACATGTTGACAGCAGGTATGTAGCCAGGTagcaaaatgacaggttttacCTCAGCGTCAGTTTTAATGGCTCCCTGATCAACTCCCTGTTGCCTATTAGCCTATGTCAAAGAAGGAGAGAAACAGACACTTCACATGCTATTCTGATTATGTTTGATACCAATATCCAATACAAAAAGAGTTCTAATGCCcatgtaaaattattacagcaaacaggatatttatttattgctggtTGGATGTTTAAAAGCAATGGGTGCGCGAGTTAAAAAGAATACTGAGTGGAGGGGGTCATCACCTGCAGAAGAATGACCATCAGCCTCATGAAGTGTCCCGATGAGTCCCCAGTGATGTCGTCTTCCAGGCTTGAGCCATACTCTGGGAAAGGGCGACACGATCATGCACAATTTACAGAAACCAATAACCAATGACGTAATTATTGGAGACTATCTTACAGAATTTACGTGAATAAGCAGCTACATTTCTGGATAGAAAGACCGACAAAAAAATGAATTGGGGCAAAATATAGAAGGTATTTCTCCAAGCCTTTAGCCTCACAAACCCTCACCTGACTTGTAGGCAGTAGCTATTTCTTTGATCTGGGAAGCCATCCGAGAAGCCAAGATCTCAATCAGCACCTTCTCATCTGTCCCGGCACCCTGACAGGCATGAGTAGTGAAAAGCAGAGCAATTAATCACTATCGATATGGTCGATGCAGTAGGCCTGGGTAATGcctaaaaaatgctaaattgtAATTtaaccaggaaaccggtccccataagggaaaaaaacggatatttatcacattatggggacattgtgtccccataaggataggtacacccactctcacacacacacacacaccattatcATCAATGGTATAGGTCAATATTCACTTTAGGTCAATAGTCACAGcactatattttatttacagatAAGTAAATATAAAACAGACTGGAAAGAATGTTGCTAGTCTCAAAAAAAACTGAGTACAGTTAAAAGCCTAGTTCATCTAAACGTAATCAAATCGCGGAtggttctttatttttttatctctAGGTTTGGCTATAGCCTGTCAAGACTGCTCCCTCCCATAAGTAAAAGGAGGAACAGACAAGGAATAGCTGGATATGAAGACTGTTGGAAATTTCCAATGGAAAATAATAGTGGTAAAGGCCTGTCTTTTTTGACCATCCACATTAGTTGGGAAGCTCACAATAACTTCATGGAGTTTCACTTGAACTGCTGAAATTCTGGCCGCTGACTGGAAGACAGtagctggtcatgtgacaatGTCGAACTTCCCAACTTATAAGAATGGCGAACACATTACTGCTTCAAAGGGCAATGCTTGTGAAATGCTACACTATAATAGTTACGTCAGAAACGTAGGCTACAAGGCTGAAATAAAAGCCACATTGTTAATCTGTTATTTTGCTTTGTGTGCAGTCCAAGTCATACTAATTTCATGAACAAGATGATAATCGCCTGTCAATCA is part of the Paramormyrops kingsleyae isolate MSU_618 chromosome 25, PKINGS_0.4, whole genome shotgun sequence genome and encodes:
- the LOC111853126 gene encoding annexin A5-like encodes the protein MAARGTVKPFANFNASHDADVFYKAMKGLGTDEDAILTLIAARNNSQRQQIKLAYKSTYGKDLVDDLKSELGGKFETLIVALMTPPVSYDIYELRNAIKGAGTDEKVLIEILASRMASQIKEIATAYKSEYGSSLEDDITGDSSGHFMRLMVILLQANRQQGVDQGAIKTDAEGLFAAGEQKFGTEEETFITILGNRSAAHLNKVFDEYRKLSGFEIEESVQRETSGSLEELLLAVVKCARSVPAYFAESLYYGLKGAGTDDHTLIRILVSRSEVDMLDIRAQFRKMFATSLYSMIKNDTSGDYRKTLLLLCGGDDA